From a region of the Marinomonas mediterranea MMB-1 genome:
- a CDS encoding Lrp/AsnC family transcriptional regulator, translating into MDKVDADILKRLQQDGRLSNVELAEGVNLSPSPCLRRVKNLEAEGVITGYGAVINRDKVGFGMTIFVDVSLDSHKETATSEFEASLVLLENVISCHEVSGVSDYRLEVVVRDLKSYEIVLKQIQQLPHVKDIQSNFAIRTVKSGAPIPL; encoded by the coding sequence ATGGATAAGGTAGATGCTGATATTTTGAAACGCCTTCAACAGGATGGACGGCTGTCAAATGTCGAGTTGGCCGAAGGCGTGAATCTGTCCCCATCTCCTTGCTTGCGACGTGTGAAAAACTTGGAAGCGGAGGGGGTTATTACAGGGTATGGTGCTGTCATTAATCGTGACAAAGTCGGGTTTGGAATGACTATTTTTGTCGATGTTTCTTTAGACAGCCACAAGGAAACGGCCACCTCCGAGTTCGAAGCATCATTGGTGCTATTGGAAAATGTCATTAGCTGTCACGAGGTTTCAGGAGTGTCTGATTATCGCCTTGAGGTGGTTGTACGGGACTTAAAAAGTTACGAAATCGTGTTAAAGCAAATTCAACAGTTACCTCATGTGAAAGACATTCAGAGCAACTTTGCCATTCGGACCGTAAAATCTGGCGCACCGATCCCACTTTAA
- a CDS encoding endonuclease has translation MKRTMLCLSAAMLYSSVANSEILISEVLYDTPGTDSSEEWIELYNPGCDAVNLSSYSLQDNGTSFSLTGTIAAGGYITIARSTSGFNALYGSSPDISGLSLSLGNSGDWVELNKNSSAVDLVAWENKVSGWDISARYVSIYRASSTDTDSVSDWAVSGTDSPGTGSLTQDCSGGAASSDTGSEINESEYYADATGLSGSALKSKLQEIISANHTKLTYSEVWTALQYTDEDPDNTNNVILIYTGRSADKDDRDGTSGSDNDSWNREHVWAKSLGFPSSGQYGYTDIHHLRPSDKTVNSSRGNKSFDNGGSAQGEAANTFTDSDSWEPRDEVKGDVARMMFYMDTRYDGSDGNMPDLEIVNNTNVSSGDPNIGVLCTLYVWNEEDPVDSYEQRRNDRIQEQQGNRNPFIDNPQWVESIWGSACN, from the coding sequence ATGAAAAGAACCATGCTTTGTTTGTCAGCGGCAATGCTTTACTCTTCGGTCGCTAATTCGGAAATACTGATATCGGAAGTGCTTTATGACACTCCGGGCACAGACAGTAGTGAAGAATGGATAGAGCTTTATAACCCAGGCTGTGACGCTGTTAATTTAAGTAGTTACAGTTTGCAGGATAATGGAACGAGCTTCTCTCTGACTGGGACGATCGCTGCAGGTGGCTATATAACTATTGCTCGCAGTACAAGCGGCTTTAATGCTCTGTATGGCTCCTCACCCGATATAAGTGGACTGTCGCTGTCATTGGGAAACAGTGGAGATTGGGTTGAGCTGAATAAGAACTCCAGTGCTGTAGATCTGGTTGCATGGGAGAATAAAGTATCAGGCTGGGACATAAGTGCGCGTTATGTCTCCATTTATAGAGCCAGTAGCACGGATACGGACTCTGTTTCAGATTGGGCGGTAAGTGGTACCGATTCTCCTGGAACGGGTTCGTTAACTCAGGATTGTTCTGGTGGCGCTGCGTCGTCTGATACGGGATCAGAAATCAATGAATCTGAGTATTACGCTGACGCAACTGGTTTATCTGGAAGTGCGTTAAAATCAAAGCTGCAAGAAATCATCAGTGCAAATCATACTAAATTGACGTACAGCGAAGTATGGACAGCATTGCAATACACAGATGAAGATCCTGACAATACGAATAACGTGATATTGATCTACACGGGACGCAGTGCCGACAAAGACGACAGAGACGGTACATCGGGTTCTGACAATGATAGTTGGAACCGTGAGCACGTTTGGGCTAAATCGCTAGGGTTTCCTAGCTCAGGCCAATATGGCTATACAGATATACATCACTTAAGACCTTCCGATAAAACGGTCAACAGCTCTCGCGGTAACAAAAGCTTCGATAATGGCGGCAGCGCTCAAGGTGAGGCCGCGAACACTTTTACGGACAGTGATTCTTGGGAGCCTCGTGATGAGGTCAAAGGGGATGTTGCTCGAATGATGTTCTATATGGACACTCGTTACGATGGTAGTGATGGCAATATGCCCGATCTGGAGATTGTGAATAATACCAACGTGTCGTCAGGTGATCCTAATATCGGTGTTTTGTGTACCTTGTATGTGTGGAATGAAGAAGATCCGGTTGATTCTTACGAACAACGAAGAAACGATAGAATTCAGGAGCAACAAGGTAACCGCAATCCATTTATCGATAATCCTCAATGGGTTGAAAGTATTTGGGGGAGCGCGTGTAATTAG
- a CDS encoding branched-chain amino acid aminotransferase, with amino-acid sequence MAAFGSVFMPKMAVTNFENNQWSDAAIVSSDSIQMHPGAHVLHYSSTCFEGLKAFRHEDGSVHIFRMDQNIKRLAQSSRLLALPEIDEEQVAQMIKDVVAQFADDVPEPPGSMYIRPTHFGTEAAVGKAAAPSLTSMLYVLLSPVGDYFAGGSRALRLLLDETGMRCAPHMGMIKSGGNYASALQPTMQAKADVEADQVLFCPNGDVTETGAANFLLVDGNEIITKALDTSFLHGVTRSSILSLAADLGMTVTERDFTVTELLEFAAKPGVEAMLSGTAAVLTSVGTLIHNGQEHKVGSGETGPIAQKLRQALNDIQWGKAPDTHNWLTRIV; translated from the coding sequence ATGGCAGCGTTTGGTAGCGTGTTCATGCCCAAGATGGCAGTGACAAATTTCGAAAACAACCAATGGTCTGATGCAGCAATCGTTTCTTCAGACAGCATTCAAATGCACCCAGGTGCTCACGTATTGCATTATTCTAGTACGTGTTTTGAAGGTTTGAAGGCGTTTCGCCATGAAGATGGCAGCGTTCATATTTTCCGAATGGATCAAAACATTAAACGTTTGGCACAAAGCAGTCGTTTGTTAGCTCTGCCTGAAATTGATGAAGAGCAAGTCGCTCAAATGATCAAAGACGTGGTCGCGCAATTTGCTGACGATGTCCCAGAACCACCGGGTTCAATGTATATTCGTCCAACACACTTTGGAACAGAAGCGGCCGTTGGTAAGGCAGCAGCGCCATCATTGACGTCAATGCTATACGTTCTTTTGTCTCCAGTGGGCGACTATTTTGCGGGCGGTTCGCGTGCGCTTCGTCTTCTTTTAGATGAAACGGGCATGCGTTGTGCGCCTCACATGGGAATGATAAAAAGTGGTGGTAACTACGCGAGTGCGTTGCAACCGACGATGCAAGCGAAAGCAGATGTAGAAGCCGACCAAGTGCTTTTCTGTCCTAATGGCGATGTGACTGAAACGGGAGCGGCGAACTTTCTACTCGTTGATGGCAATGAAATTATTACGAAAGCACTGGATACGTCCTTCCTTCATGGCGTAACACGCTCTAGTATTCTGTCACTTGCCGCTGATCTGGGTATGACAGTGACGGAACGCGACTTTACAGTGACTGAGTTACTTGAATTTGCCGCTAAGCCGGGTGTTGAAGCGATGCTGTCGGGTACCGCTGCGGTACTGACCTCTGTCGGTACTTTGATTCATAACGGTCAAGAGCATAAAGTCGGCTCAGGCGAAACCGGGCCGATTGCTCAAAAACTACGTCAGGCTTTGAATGATATTCAATGGGGTAAGGCGCCAGATACGCATAACTGGCTTACTCGAATCGTTTAA
- a CDS encoding GNAT family N-acetyltransferase yields the protein MISIHIQRGIPSHYHQDVVDLYYSECERFVAGTTIDANVLKTVLAHTINWDYALYAFIDSKLAGVAGFQIENQSFTSKLTPPQLLKLIGLKAWLSYAWNLMLNTPQPLHLTSKSILRHNGLVVADHYKRLGVGETLLNALASFAQHHGFEALSLNVERNNQAATSLYLKLGYQTVKRSKKGQDLMLRELKSRILLSKCSAF from the coding sequence ATGATCTCTATACATATTCAGCGTGGTATTCCCTCGCACTACCATCAAGATGTAGTCGACTTGTATTACTCAGAGTGTGAAAGATTCGTCGCAGGTACGACCATTGACGCAAATGTCCTTAAAACGGTGTTAGCGCACACGATTAATTGGGATTACGCGTTATACGCCTTTATCGATAGCAAGCTAGCAGGCGTTGCGGGGTTTCAGATAGAAAATCAAAGCTTCACAAGTAAGCTAACACCACCACAACTATTGAAGCTAATTGGCCTAAAAGCGTGGTTAAGTTATGCGTGGAACCTAATGCTTAATACTCCCCAGCCATTGCATCTGACATCAAAAAGTATCCTGCGACACAACGGCTTGGTCGTAGCGGACCATTACAAACGCCTTGGAGTAGGAGAAACGCTGCTTAACGCTCTGGCCTCATTTGCACAGCACCACGGGTTTGAGGCACTTAGCCTTAATGTCGAAAGAAATAATCAGGCGGCAACGTCGTTGTATTTGAAACTAGGTTATCAAACCGTGAAACGATCAAAAAAAGGGCAGGATTTAATGTTACGAGAACTAAAAAGCCGAATACTTCTCTCGAAATGCTCGGCTTTTTAA
- the sdhC gene encoding succinate dehydrogenase, cytochrome b556 subunit — translation MSKARPVNLDIKTIRLPITAIASILHRISAVILWVGFGVFLVNAYFSLNSKDGFGYVSSLLADYFVIQFVIWGMLTALGYYMVATLKHLVQDMGYFEELESGKMIANVAIAIGILLSLCTGVWVWL, via the coding sequence ATGAGCAAGGCACGTCCAGTGAATCTGGACATTAAAACAATTCGTCTTCCGATAACGGCTATTGCATCGATCTTACATCGAATATCGGCAGTCATCCTGTGGGTGGGCTTTGGCGTGTTTTTAGTCAACGCTTACTTTTCACTAAACTCGAAAGACGGCTTTGGCTATGTATCTTCCCTTCTTGCGGACTACTTCGTGATTCAATTTGTCATTTGGGGGATGTTAACCGCCCTAGGGTATTACATGGTGGCGACACTCAAGCACCTTGTTCAGGATATGGGATATTTTGAAGAGCTCGAAAGTGGAAAAATGATTGCAAATGTTGCTATTGCCATTGGGATTCTTCTGAGTCTTTGCACAGGAGTTTGGGTATGGCTTTAA
- the sdhD gene encoding succinate dehydrogenase, hydrophobic membrane anchor protein gives MALILKRDCRSGTREWLFQRLSNLLICVWSVVFISLFISAPQLNYESWVQLFSPLWFKLYSSATLLIVCLNSVLAGWQIGTDYIKANAVNWVYMQFIRLVSLLYAVLGLFILWGLT, from the coding sequence ATGGCTTTAATATTGAAAAGAGACTGTAGAAGCGGGACGAGAGAGTGGCTGTTTCAAAGGCTCTCGAATCTTTTGATTTGTGTGTGGAGTGTTGTATTTATTAGCCTATTTATCTCCGCTCCCCAATTGAATTACGAATCATGGGTCCAACTGTTTTCGCCGCTTTGGTTCAAATTATACAGTAGTGCCACTTTGCTCATTGTTTGTTTAAATTCTGTTTTAGCAGGTTGGCAAATTGGGACCGATTACATCAAAGCGAATGCTGTAAATTGGGTCTATATGCAGTTTATTCGTTTGGTTAGTTTGCTTTATGCTGTACTAGGGCTGTTTATACTATGGGGACTGACTTAG
- the katG gene encoding catalase/peroxidase HPI has protein sequence MKLKITALSCLAILSATHLAHASAGNTSLPEPSNRFWWPKTLDLSPLRAHDVASNPYGSNFDYASEFQSLDLAEVKKDIEKTLKTSQLWWPSDYGHYGPFMIRMAWHSAGTYRVGDGRGGAGGGQQRFAPLNSWPDNANLDKARRLMWPVKQKYGRKLSWADLMILSGNVALESMGFKTLGFAGGREDDWEPDHVYWGPENTFLDDKRRTKTGGLKGDLAAVQMGLIYVNPEGPGGNHDPLSAAQDMRLSFGRMAMNDEEIVALVAGGHTLGKAHGAHKPEHCVGAEPEAAAVEEQGLGWKNKCGKGNAEDTVTSGLEGAWTSTPTEWSMQYLDNLFKFEWVTEKSPAGATQWVPSDPFADNLVPDAHQKDVRHAPIMFTTDLALKRDPEFRKISERFLNNPNEFDHAFAKAWFKLTHRDMGPRARYVGAEVPSEEMLWQDPIPAPSYKLIQADDISDLKARILSSNLSDPAMIKAAWGAASSYRATDMRGGTDGGRLRLLPQKNWTVNDPAELEVVLSALEKVQSDFNETQQDGTQVSFADLVVLAGNTAIEHATHQSDPSMKLSLPFSPGRGDASQAQTDVASFSFLEPKADAFRNYFSKESFYPPLKAMVDKANTLNLTVPEMTVLLGGLRTLNVNTAGDQRGVLTSTPGVLSNDFFINLLDMSVEWKKSDIEGVYKGYDRETQVEKWSASSVDLIFGSNSELRSIAEVYASEDGRIKFIEDFIKAWTKVMNAGRFNLE, from the coding sequence ATGAAACTGAAAATCACCGCCCTATCTTGCCTAGCAATCCTATCTGCCACCCATTTAGCTCACGCGAGCGCTGGAAATACTAGTCTACCGGAACCTAGCAATCGCTTTTGGTGGCCTAAGACACTAGACCTAAGCCCACTTCGAGCTCATGACGTAGCCTCCAATCCATATGGGAGCAATTTTGACTACGCGTCAGAGTTCCAATCTTTGGACTTAGCGGAAGTAAAGAAAGACATCGAAAAAACACTAAAAACCTCTCAGCTGTGGTGGCCCTCTGATTACGGACACTATGGCCCATTTATGATAAGAATGGCGTGGCACAGCGCTGGAACTTATCGTGTTGGTGATGGACGAGGTGGTGCTGGCGGAGGACAACAACGCTTTGCACCTCTAAATAGCTGGCCAGATAACGCCAACCTTGATAAAGCAAGACGTTTGATGTGGCCCGTGAAGCAAAAGTATGGGCGCAAACTGTCATGGGCAGATTTGATGATTCTAAGTGGTAATGTTGCACTAGAGTCTATGGGCTTTAAAACGCTCGGATTTGCAGGCGGACGCGAAGACGACTGGGAACCAGATCACGTCTATTGGGGGCCAGAGAACACTTTTTTAGACGACAAGCGCCGCACTAAAACAGGAGGCCTAAAAGGTGATCTCGCCGCCGTGCAGATGGGACTCATTTATGTAAACCCAGAAGGTCCTGGTGGCAATCATGACCCCCTTTCTGCCGCGCAAGATATGCGGCTATCATTTGGGCGAATGGCGATGAATGACGAAGAAATCGTCGCGCTGGTCGCCGGAGGGCACACGTTAGGCAAAGCTCACGGCGCACATAAGCCTGAACACTGTGTCGGAGCGGAACCGGAAGCCGCAGCCGTTGAAGAGCAAGGACTTGGCTGGAAAAACAAATGCGGCAAAGGCAATGCTGAAGATACCGTTACCAGTGGTCTTGAAGGCGCATGGACATCAACCCCAACTGAATGGTCTATGCAATATCTAGACAACTTGTTTAAGTTTGAGTGGGTAACAGAAAAAAGTCCCGCTGGCGCGACTCAATGGGTTCCAAGCGACCCTTTTGCCGACAACTTAGTTCCGGATGCGCACCAAAAAGACGTACGGCACGCACCCATTATGTTTACAACGGATCTAGCACTAAAGAGAGACCCTGAGTTTAGAAAAATTTCCGAACGCTTCTTAAATAACCCTAACGAATTTGACCATGCGTTCGCAAAAGCTTGGTTTAAACTCACTCACCGAGACATGGGACCAAGAGCTCGATATGTTGGGGCCGAAGTACCAAGTGAAGAAATGCTATGGCAAGATCCAATTCCAGCACCTAGCTATAAACTCATTCAAGCGGATGATATTAGCGACCTCAAAGCACGCATACTAAGTTCAAACCTTTCAGATCCGGCTATGATTAAAGCCGCTTGGGGCGCAGCATCTTCTTATCGCGCCACAGACATGAGAGGAGGAACAGATGGAGGGCGTCTACGCTTACTTCCGCAAAAAAACTGGACAGTAAATGACCCAGCTGAGTTGGAGGTGGTACTCTCAGCGCTTGAGAAGGTTCAATCGGATTTCAATGAAACCCAACAAGACGGTACTCAGGTTTCATTTGCCGATCTTGTCGTACTAGCAGGTAATACCGCAATTGAACACGCCACACATCAAAGCGACCCATCCATGAAGCTTTCTTTGCCTTTCAGCCCTGGTCGTGGAGATGCTAGCCAAGCACAAACGGATGTCGCGTCTTTTTCGTTCCTTGAACCCAAAGCGGATGCATTTAGAAACTACTTTTCAAAAGAAAGCTTTTACCCGCCATTAAAAGCGATGGTAGATAAAGCCAACACATTAAACCTCACAGTGCCCGAAATGACAGTCTTGTTGGGCGGTCTACGTACCCTCAACGTAAACACTGCGGGGGATCAACGGGGGGTCTTAACAAGCACCCCAGGCGTGCTCTCTAATGACTTTTTCATCAACCTCCTTGATATGTCGGTAGAATGGAAAAAGTCCGATATAGAAGGCGTTTACAAAGGCTATGATAGGGAAACACAGGTTGAAAAGTGGTCTGCCTCTTCCGTAGATTTGATCTTTGGCTCCAATTCAGAGCTACGCTCAATCGCTGAGGTTTATGCCTCAGAAGATGGCCGTATTAAGTTCATTGAAGACTTCATCAAAGCGTGGACAAAGGTGATGAACGCAGGTCGATTTAATCTAGAATAA
- a CDS encoding hydrogen peroxide-inducible genes activator codes for MISLKQLSYALAIEKTLHFKKAAEQCHISQSALSSGLSDLEEKLGVQILERDNKKVLVTDIGKEVLKRAHKIMLEVHELEHLSDRFKPPLSFPLSLGIIPTVAPFILPKLMSELKITHPKSNIAIIEEQTAQLLESLRGGTIDAAVIALPYPCEGLEVLEFWEEDFYWICLKDHKFAHQKHVSSKQVAESNLMLLSEGHCFKDHALDVCDLKHQFPQPDLRASHLNTLIQMVLGNMGNTLIPEIAKEQLTNINSNLRAVHLNEPGPHRRLAFVIRPNYTQKSSILELIEVCKRTLM; via the coding sequence GTGATTTCTTTAAAACAGCTTTCTTACGCGCTGGCAATAGAAAAAACGCTTCACTTCAAAAAAGCAGCGGAGCAATGCCACATAAGCCAATCAGCTCTCAGTAGCGGCCTAAGTGACTTAGAAGAAAAACTTGGCGTGCAGATTCTGGAGCGAGATAACAAAAAAGTACTGGTCACTGACATAGGAAAAGAAGTTCTAAAACGTGCCCATAAAATCATGCTAGAAGTTCATGAACTTGAGCATTTGTCTGATCGCTTTAAACCACCTCTTAGCTTTCCTCTTAGCCTTGGCATCATCCCCACGGTCGCGCCATTTATCCTTCCAAAGCTGATGTCTGAGCTAAAAATAACCCACCCAAAATCCAATATTGCAATCATAGAAGAACAAACCGCCCAACTATTAGAAAGTCTACGTGGGGGCACTATCGATGCTGCGGTAATCGCTTTACCGTATCCATGCGAAGGGCTAGAAGTACTGGAGTTTTGGGAAGAAGATTTTTACTGGATTTGTCTCAAAGATCACAAATTCGCTCATCAAAAGCACGTTTCCAGTAAGCAAGTTGCCGAAAGCAACTTAATGCTTCTTAGCGAGGGACACTGCTTTAAAGATCACGCTCTTGATGTATGTGATCTCAAACACCAATTTCCACAACCCGACCTAAGAGCAAGCCATTTAAATACATTAATTCAAATGGTGCTGGGAAATATGGGAAACACCCTTATTCCCGAAATAGCCAAAGAGCAATTGACTAACATCAATTCTAATCTTCGTGCCGTTCACCTCAATGAGCCAGGCCCACATCGCCGACTTGCTTTTGTCATCCGTCCGAATTACACACAGAAGTCCAGTATTTTAGAACTAATAGAAGTATGCAAGCGCACACTAATGTAG
- a CDS encoding GH1 family beta-glucosidase, which produces MSITLPNNSIMLKPDFTFGVATASFQIEGANTEDGRLPCIWDTFCATPGKVLNGDDGSVACDHYHLWKEDVQLIKSLGVDAYRLSIAWPRVMDEQGEPNKKGLLFYRNLIKELKANGIKVFATLYHWDLPQHLEDKGGWLNRETAYRYAEYANLITNELGQWVDSWATFNEPFCAALLGYEVGVHAPGLAKPEYGRQAAHHILLAHGLALPAIRANSPTADVGIVLNMNRTYAASDKSEDQFAALIRETLDNQFFIEPLLKAQYPKLLNKVLPHYLPTILPGDMEIIARPIDFMGMNFYTCNHNEYDEENLYREVKKENVEYTDIGWEIAPQAFSELLINLNEQYDLPPMYITENGAACADTIEAGKVDDDQRVRYLQGHINAVNDAINVGVDIRGYFAWSLMDNFEWAEGYSKRFGLTYVDYETQERTIKRSGYAYRDLLLSRQK; this is translated from the coding sequence ATGAGCATCACATTGCCAAACAATTCCATCATGTTAAAACCAGACTTTACGTTTGGTGTTGCCACTGCGTCATTCCAGATAGAAGGCGCAAACACTGAAGACGGCCGACTACCCTGCATTTGGGACACTTTTTGCGCGACGCCAGGAAAAGTACTTAATGGTGATGATGGCTCCGTCGCTTGCGATCACTACCACCTTTGGAAGGAAGACGTTCAGCTTATTAAAAGCTTAGGGGTTGACGCTTATCGCCTTTCTATTGCTTGGCCACGTGTTATGGACGAACAAGGAGAGCCTAATAAAAAGGGCCTATTGTTTTACCGTAATTTGATAAAGGAGCTAAAAGCGAATGGTATTAAGGTGTTTGCAACCCTCTATCACTGGGACTTACCGCAGCACTTAGAGGACAAAGGCGGCTGGCTTAATAGAGAAACCGCGTATCGATACGCAGAATATGCAAACCTTATAACAAACGAATTAGGTCAATGGGTCGATTCTTGGGCAACGTTCAACGAACCCTTCTGCGCCGCTCTTTTGGGCTACGAGGTCGGAGTCCACGCTCCTGGGCTTGCCAAGCCAGAATACGGGCGTCAAGCAGCGCACCACATTTTGCTTGCTCATGGCTTGGCTTTGCCTGCTATTCGAGCAAACTCCCCAACTGCCGATGTGGGCATCGTATTAAATATGAATAGAACCTACGCTGCCAGTGACAAGTCGGAAGACCAATTTGCCGCACTAATCAGAGAAACTTTGGATAACCAGTTTTTTATTGAGCCCCTACTCAAGGCTCAATACCCTAAGTTACTCAATAAAGTACTGCCTCATTATTTACCGACAATTCTCCCTGGTGATATGGAAATCATTGCTCGTCCTATTGATTTTATGGGCATGAACTTTTACACCTGTAATCACAATGAATACGATGAAGAAAACCTCTATCGGGAGGTCAAAAAAGAGAATGTGGAGTACACCGACATAGGCTGGGAAATTGCACCTCAAGCGTTTAGCGAATTACTTATTAACTTAAACGAGCAATATGACCTCCCCCCAATGTACATCACAGAGAACGGCGCCGCTTGCGCCGATACAATTGAAGCTGGGAAAGTAGACGATGATCAACGAGTGCGCTATTTACAAGGGCACATTAATGCAGTCAATGATGCAATCAATGTGGGGGTCGACATCCGTGGCTACTTCGCATGGAGCTTAATGGACAATTTTGAGTGGGCAGAAGGCTACAGCAAACGCTTCGGTTTAACGTATGTTGATTACGAAACTCAAGAACGCACCATTAAGCGAAGCGGTTACGCTTATCGCGACCTGCTCTTAAGTCGACAAAAATAA
- a CDS encoding GNAT family N-acetyltransferase translates to MPNYIPVKVEPLWFPLVKKFYQAYYPSGKPNKSEPLWVIKDGATILSAYRLKPIEGDIQLLTAMVTHPDKRQTGLGATLLAGSYSALKSKPTYCFALQNVVPFYLKNHFKEITPETLPTALKSRYLKYLSSNPGLTPMLFIG, encoded by the coding sequence ATGCCTAATTATATTCCAGTTAAAGTCGAGCCTCTCTGGTTCCCACTCGTAAAAAAGTTTTACCAAGCCTATTACCCCAGTGGAAAGCCTAATAAATCAGAACCGTTATGGGTCATTAAAGATGGCGCAACGATTTTATCGGCGTACAGGTTAAAACCCATCGAAGGCGATATCCAGCTCCTCACTGCGATGGTAACACACCCGGACAAAAGACAAACGGGACTTGGCGCAACGCTACTAGCTGGCTCGTACTCCGCATTGAAAAGCAAACCTACATATTGCTTCGCTCTGCAAAACGTTGTGCCGTTTTATCTTAAAAACCACTTTAAAGAGATTACGCCCGAGACATTACCAACGGCGCTCAAGTCTCGTTATTTGAAGTACTTATCCAGCAACCCAGGTCTGACTCCGATGCTTTTCATCGGATAA
- a CDS encoding alpha/beta hydrolase, with protein MFIRYFVLGVVSLLATHIWAANPYVIEMNESFETYQARVKLYLLANKEWVNPDNKEVEVEAVLPKEWRPGTDCDTEEKVKRGVLLLHGLSDSPYSVRDTAKALAAQCLYVRVMLLPGHGTKQEDLLTVSRDDWRETVKASFAHFSAKLDQVFVAGFSTGGALVTEFAWHNPDKVSGVILLSPLFKINTSIDWLSPVVSLFTDWLDRYKTDDYAKYASIPTPAIVEAYRIAKEVRGLVHDNPKDIPVFIALSEEDATVDSSVTLTLFDEAMIGNTNQVLLYSRTQAEAQSDRKAVVNTYWPDQKIIGLSHMGVIGNPNNTYYGEKGSYRICDWHRSDDAQYKKCQRAENNWYGEKSDELLAKSDIAGRVSWNPLFDDLMKDIGSFISAHSAY; from the coding sequence GTGTTCATTCGTTACTTTGTCTTGGGCGTTGTGTCTTTGCTTGCTACACACATTTGGGCCGCAAACCCTTACGTGATTGAAATGAATGAATCGTTTGAAACGTATCAAGCGAGGGTCAAGCTTTATCTCTTGGCGAATAAAGAATGGGTGAACCCTGACAATAAAGAGGTTGAAGTCGAGGCGGTTTTGCCCAAAGAATGGCGTCCAGGCACGGATTGCGATACTGAAGAAAAGGTCAAGCGTGGCGTTTTGTTACTCCACGGGCTTTCGGACTCGCCTTATTCTGTTCGTGATACAGCTAAGGCGTTGGCGGCCCAATGTTTGTATGTCCGGGTGATGTTACTTCCGGGGCACGGTACGAAACAGGAAGACCTGCTCACTGTGTCGCGTGATGATTGGCGCGAGACTGTTAAAGCGTCTTTTGCTCATTTCAGCGCAAAGCTTGATCAAGTGTTTGTCGCTGGGTTTTCAACTGGTGGTGCACTTGTCACGGAGTTTGCTTGGCATAACCCAGATAAAGTGAGTGGTGTTATTCTTCTTTCCCCACTTTTTAAAATCAACACCAGTATCGACTGGCTAAGCCCTGTTGTTTCGTTGTTCACGGATTGGTTAGATCGATACAAAACGGATGATTATGCCAAATACGCTTCTATTCCCACGCCCGCGATTGTTGAGGCGTATCGTATTGCGAAAGAGGTGCGTGGGCTAGTACACGATAATCCAAAAGACATTCCTGTGTTTATTGCACTTTCTGAGGAAGATGCGACGGTGGATTCGTCGGTTACTTTGACCTTATTTGATGAGGCTATGATTGGAAATACCAACCAAGTTCTTTTATACAGTCGAACTCAAGCCGAAGCTCAATCAGATCGAAAAGCGGTAGTGAATACTTACTGGCCAGATCAAAAAATTATAGGACTGTCTCATATGGGGGTGATCGGAAACCCTAACAATACTTATTATGGCGAAAAGGGAAGTTACCGAATTTGCGATTGGCACCGTTCTGATGATGCTCAGTACAAAAAGTGTCAAAGAGCAGAAAACAATTGGTATGGTGAAAAGAGTGATGAATTGCTGGCGAAGAGTGATATTGCTGGACGCGTTTCGTGGAACCCTTTGTTTGATGATCTAATGAAGGATATCGGCTCTTTTATTTCAGCCCATTCTGCGTATTAA